The segment GCCTGATAGGAGCACAATTGAAGGAAGAGATTTTGCAAAATTCAGATTACGAAACACTCAATATCATAGTAAGAAACAAACGCCAAGAGGAACACCAAAAATTGACCGAGGTGAAAGCTGATTTCGACAGGCTTTCCGACTGTAAGCAATATTTTCACGTGGATGATCTCTACATCTGCCTAGGGACAACAAGGAAAAAAGCTGGCTCCAAAGAGAATTTCCGTAAAGTTGATCATGATTATGTAGTAGAGGCCGCCAAACTTGCCAAGGAGTGTGGAGTCCAAAGGATAGCGATAGTTTCAGCTATTGGGGCTGATTCTAATTCTAGGTTCTTTTACAACCAGGTAAAAGGCGAGATGGAAAATGCGGTCGCTAATATTGGAATTTCGTCGACCTACTTTTTCAGGCCTTCCTTACTTCTAGGAAACAGAAAGGAATTCCGATTAGGGGAGAAAGTTGGAGAAGTATTAGGG is part of the Sutcliffiella sp. FSL R7-0096 genome and harbors:
- a CDS encoding oxidoreductase; this encodes MNPKKSALIIGATGLIGAQLKEEILQNSDYETLNIIVRNKRQEEHQKLTEVKADFDRLSDCKQYFHVDDLYICLGTTRKKAGSKENFRKVDHDYVVEAAKLAKECGVQRIAIVSAIGADSNSRFFYNQVKGEMENAVANIGISSTYFFRPSLLLGNRKEFRLGEKVGEVLGSAMKPFLRGKLERYRSVQGKEVAKAMIKFLKNGRSGVHVVESDLIAKIGKL